In Stenotrophomonas sp. 169, one DNA window encodes the following:
- a CDS encoding acetyl-CoA C-acyltransferase — MTKQIQDAYIVAATRTPVGKAPKGMFRNTRPDDMLAHVLRSVVAQAPGIDVNRIDDAIIGCAMPEAEQGMNVARIGVLLAGLPDTIAAQTVNRFCSSGLQAVAMAADQIRLGNADLMLAGGTESMSMVPMMGNKIAMAPSVFDNDHVAIAYGMGITAEKVAEEWKVSREEQDAFALASHQKAIAAIQNGDFKDEISPYDVRTRQPDLADGRRIITRDTVVDTDEGPRLDSSAEGLAKLRPVFRNGQFGGTVTAGNSSQMSDGAGAVLLASEQAVKDYGLKPLARFVSFSVAGVRPEVMGIGPIAAIPKALKQAGLTQDQLDWIELNEAFAAQSLAVIRDCGLDPSKVNPLGGAIALGHPLGATGAIRTATLLHGLRRRQQKYGMVTMCIGTGMGAAGIFESL; from the coding sequence ATGACCAAGCAAATCCAGGACGCCTACATCGTCGCCGCCACCCGCACACCGGTAGGCAAGGCGCCCAAGGGCATGTTCCGCAACACCCGTCCCGACGACATGCTGGCCCACGTGCTGCGCTCGGTGGTAGCGCAGGCGCCGGGCATCGACGTCAACCGCATCGACGACGCCATCATCGGCTGCGCGATGCCGGAAGCCGAGCAGGGCATGAACGTGGCGCGCATCGGCGTGCTGCTGGCCGGCCTGCCGGACACCATTGCGGCGCAGACGGTGAACCGTTTCTGCTCATCTGGCCTGCAGGCCGTCGCCATGGCGGCGGATCAGATCCGTCTGGGCAATGCCGACCTGATGCTGGCCGGCGGTACCGAATCGATGTCGATGGTACCGATGATGGGCAACAAGATCGCGATGGCCCCGAGCGTGTTCGATAACGACCACGTGGCCATTGCCTACGGCATGGGCATCACCGCCGAGAAGGTTGCCGAAGAGTGGAAGGTGTCGCGCGAAGAGCAGGACGCCTTTGCCCTCGCCTCGCACCAGAAGGCGATCGCCGCGATCCAGAACGGCGACTTCAAGGACGAGATCAGTCCGTACGACGTGCGCACCCGTCAGCCGGACCTGGCCGACGGCCGCCGCATCATCACCCGCGACACCGTCGTCGACACCGATGAGGGCCCGCGCCTGGATTCGTCCGCCGAAGGCCTGGCCAAGCTGCGCCCGGTGTTCCGCAACGGCCAGTTCGGCGGTACGGTCACGGCGGGCAATTCCTCGCAGATGAGCGACGGCGCCGGTGCAGTGCTGTTGGCGTCGGAGCAGGCGGTGAAGGATTACGGACTGAAGCCGCTGGCCCGGTTCGTCAGCTTCTCGGTCGCCGGTGTACGCCCGGAAGTGATGGGCATCGGCCCGATCGCGGCGATTCCGAAGGCGCTGAAGCAGGCCGGCCTGACCCAGGATCAGTTGGACTGGATCGAGCTCAATGAAGCATTTGCGGCGCAGTCGCTGGCGGTGATCCGCGATTGCGGGCTGGACCCGTCGAAGGTCAATCCGCTGGGCGGCGCCATCGCGCTGGGCCATCCGCTGGGCGCCACGGGTGCGATCCGTACGGCGACGCTGCTGCACGGTCTGCGTCGTCGCCAGCAGAAGTAC